The following proteins are co-located in the Athene noctua chromosome 16, bAthNoc1.hap1.1, whole genome shotgun sequence genome:
- the TSHZ2 gene encoding teashirt homolog 2 isoform X1, with protein MPRRKQQAPKRAAGYVQEEDLKEEEDIKEEEEDDDDNNSTAQLQGSNDTGTDEEHDLGPEQKGNFSYQNSPVSHISNQDAENESLLSDGSDHVADIKSICSREPQDPKTSAHPKAQNEAHDCMDKMTAVYANILSDSYWTGLGLGFKLSNSEKRSCDNRNGGNKADFDWHQDALSKSLQQNLPSRPVSKPNLFSSVQLYRQSSKMCGTVFTGASRFRCRQCSAAYDTLVELTVHMNETGHYQDDNHKKDKHRPTSYSKPRKRAFQDMDKEDAQKVLKCMFCGDSFDSLQDLSVHMIKTKHYQKVPLKEPVPTISSKMVTPAKKRVFDVNRPCSPDSTTGSFSDTFSPQKNANLQLSSNNRYGYQNGASYTWQFEACKSQILKCMECGSSHDTLQQLTTHMMVTGHFLKVTSSASKKGKQLVLDPLAVEKMQSLSEAPASDSPVSKSTSKSSAECIVPTSELKKESKKDKTEDANKDEKAVKTEEYEDSLQKPLDPTMKYQYLREEDLEDGSKGGGDILKSLENTVTTAINKAQNGAPSWSAYPSIHAAYQLSEGAKPSLPVGSQVLQIRPTITNKLRPIAPKWKVMPLVPISANVAQCTQVKKETDDKEELQKDYAKEGIQAEPASLNQNEREPLLKSEASVEPKKTEPCPLKEEDKIKEDSGKEKTVLKEATAASLSNGCAAANHSSELPCVNPLSALQSVLNNHLGKATEPLQPQSNSSPSSSTISMYHKPNLNMMEKPVLSPTPTPPKPASVSRHYLFENNDQPIDLTKSKGKKAESAQAQSCTSPPQKHALSDIADMVKVLPKATTPKPAASSRIPSMKLEIDVRRFEDVSTEVSTLHKRKGRQSNWNPQHLLILQAQFASSLFQTSEGKYLLSDLGPQERMQISKFTGLSMTTISHWLANVKYQLRKTGGTKFLKNMDKGHPVFYCSDCASQFRTPSTYISHLESHLGFQMKDMNRLAVEQQTKVEQEISRVSVQRSPETIAGEEDTDSKFKCKLCCRTFASKHAVKLHLSKTHSKSPEHHSQFVAEVDEE; from the coding sequence GTTATGTCCAAGAGGAAGATTTAAAGGAAGAGGAAGAtataaaggaggaagaagaagatgaTGACGATAACAACTCAACTGCCCAACTCCAGGGCAGCAATGACACTGGCACGGATGAGGAACATGACTTGGgtcctgagcagaaagggaactTTAGTTATCAGAATTCCCCTGTCAGTCATATATCTAACCAGGATGCAGAAAATGAATCACTACTAAGTGACGGTAGTGACCATGTGGCAGATATTAAAAGTATTTGCTCTAGAGAGCCACAGGACCCAAAAACCAGCGCCCATCCCAAAGCCCAGAATGAAGCACATGATTGCATGGATAAAATGACAGCAGTCTATGCCAACATACTGTCAGACTCTTACTGGACAGGCTTAGGGCTGGGTTTCAAGTTGTCTAACTCTGAAAAGAGGAGTTGTGACAACAGAAATGGAGGGAACAAAGCTGATTTTGATTGGCATCAAGACGCACTGTCAAAAAGCTTACAGCAGAATTTACCTTCCAGACCTGTCTCAAAACCCAACCTGTTCAGCTCGGTCCAGCTCTACAGGCAGAGCAGCAAAATGTGTGGAACTGTGTTCACGGGCGCCAGCCGGTTCCGGTGCCGGCAGTGCAGCGCTGCCTATGACACATTGGTAGAACTAACGGTTCATATGAATGAGACAGGTCACTACCAAGATGACAACCATAAAAAGGACAAGCACAGACCTACCAGCTACTCAAAGCCCCGAAAAAGGGCTTTCCAGGACATGGACAAGGAAGATGCACAAAAAGTTCTGAAATGTATGTTCTGTGGTGACTCTTTTGATTCCCTTCAAGATCTGAGTGTTCAtatgataaaaacaaaacattaccAAAAAGTGCCTTTGAAGGAGCCGGTACCAACCATTTCTTCAAAAATGGTCACTCCAGCAAAGAAACGTGTGTTTGATGTTAACAGGCCTTGTTCCCCCGATTCCACAACGGGGTCTTTCTCAGATACTTTTTCTCCTCAGAAGAACGCAAACCTGCAGTTATCATCCAACAACCGCTACGGCTACCAGAATGGTGCCAGCTATACGTGGCAGTTTGAGGCCTGCAAATCCCAGATTTTGAAGTGTATGGAATGTGGAAGTTCCCATGATACCTTGCAGCAGCTCACAACCCACATGATGGTCACTGGCCATTTCTTGAAAGTCACAAGTTCAGcttcaaagaaaggaaagcaacTTGTTCTGGATCCTTTAGCTGTGGAAAAAATGCAATCACTGTCTGAAGCACCAGCCAGTGACAGCCCAGTTTCAAAGTCAACCAGTAAATCATCTGCAGAATGCATAGTTCCCACCTCTgaactaaaaaaagaaagtaaaaaagataaaactgaagACGCGAACAAAGATGAGAAAGCAGTAAAAACTGAAGAGTATGAAGACTCTCTTCAGAAACCACTGGATCCCACAATGAAATATCAGTATCTCAGAGAAGAAGATTTAGAAGATGGTTCAAAGGGTGGTGGGGACATTTTAAAGTCCTTGGAGAACACTGTCACAACAGCCATCAACAAAGCTCAAAATGGAGCGCCCAGCTGGAGTGCCTACCCCAGCATCCACGCAGCTTATCAGCTCTCTGAAGGAGCTAAGCCATCTTTGCCTGTGGGTTCCCAAGTACTGCAAATCAGGCCAACAATCACCAATAAATTGAGGCCCATAGCTCCGAAGTGGAAGGTCATGCCTTTGGTCCCTATCTCAGCAAATGTGGCCCAGTGCACTCAAGTGAAGAAGGAAACTGATGACAAGGAGGAGTTACAAAAGGACTATGCTAAAGAGGGCATCCAAGCTGAGCCTGCCTCTCTCAACCAGAATGAGAGAGAACCACTCCTCAAATCTGAAGCCTCTGTGGAGCCAAAAAAGACAGAACCATGTCCCTTGAAAGAAGAAGACAAAATTAAAGAGGacagtgggaaagaaaaaacagtcctCAAGGAAGCAACAGCAGCTTCTCTCAGTAATGGTTGTGCTGCTGCCAACCATTCGTCCGAACTGCCTTGTGTCAACCCTCTCAGTGCGCTGCAGTCAGTACTCAATAATCACTTGGGCAAAGCCACTGAGCCTTTACAGCCTCAATCCAACTCCAGCCCCAGCTCTAGCACAATTTCTATGTACCACAAACCTAACCTAAATATGATGGAGAAGCCAGTTTTATCTCCTACTCCAACCCCACCAAAGCCTGCAAGTGTATCCAGGCACTATTTATTCGAAAACAATGATCAGCCTATTGACCTGACCAAATCCAAAGGCAAGAAAGCTGAGTCAGCTCAAGCACAATCTTGTACTTCTCCACCTCAAAAACATGCTCTGTCTGACATTGCTGACATGGTCAAAGTTCTTCCCAAAGCTACTACACCAAAACCTGCTGCATCTTCAAGGATCCCATCTATGAAATTGGAAATAGATGTCCGACGCTTTGAGGATGTCTCAACAGAAGTCTCCACTCTGCATAAAAGGAAGGGCAGACAGTCAAACTGGAACCCTCAACATCTTCTCATTTTGCAAGCTCAGTTTGCTTCCAGCCTCTTCCAGACATCTGAAGGTAAATATTTATTATCAGATCTAGGCCCACAAGAGCGCATGCAGATTTCAAAATTTACTGGACTGTCAATGACCACCATCAGCCATTGGTTGGCAAATGTCAAGTATCAACTTAGGAAAACCGGAGGAACAAAGTTTTTGAAAAACATGGACAAAGGACATCCAGTCTTTTATTGCAGCGACTGTGCATCTCAGTTTCGAACCCCATCTACTTACATTAGCCACTTAGAATCTCATCTAGGTTTCCAAATGAAAGACATGAACAGGCTGGCTGTGGAGCAGCAAACCAAGGTAGAACAAGAAATCTCCAGAGTTTCAGTTCAAAGATCTCCTGAAACAATAGCTGGAGAAGAGGACACAGACTCTAAGTTCAAATGTAAGTTGTGCTGTCGGACATTTGCGAGCAAACATGCAGTAAAACTTCATCTAAGCAAAACACACAGCAAGTCACCAGAACACCATTCACAATTTGTAGCAGAAGTGGATGAAGAATAA
- the TSHZ2 gene encoding teashirt homolog 2 isoform X2 → MPRRKQQAPKRAAGYVQEEDLKEEEDIKEEEEDDDDNNSTAQLQGSNDTGTDEEHDLGPEQKGNFSYQNSPVSHISNQDAENESLLSDGSDHVADIKSICSREPQDPKTSAHPKAQNEAHDCMDKMTAVYANILSDSYWTGLGLGFKLSNSEKRSCDNRNGGNKADFDWHQDALSKSLQQNLPSRPVSKPNLFSSVQLYRQSSKMCGTVFTGASRFRCRQCSAAYDTLVELTVHMNETGHYQDDNHKKDKHRPTSYSKPRKRAFQDMDKEDAQKVLKCMFCGDSFDSLQDLSVHMIKTKHYQKVPLKEPVPTISSKMVTPAKKRVFDVNRPCSPDSTTGSFSDTFSPQKNANLQLSSNNRYGYQNGASYTWQFEACKSQILKCMECGSSHDTLQQLTTHMMVTGHFLKVTSSASKKGKQLVLDPLAVEKMQSLSEAPASDSPVSKSTSKSSAECIVPTSELKKESKKDKTEDANKDEKAVKTEEYEDSLQKPLDPTMKYQYLREEDLEDGSKGGGDILKSLENTVTTAINKAQNGAPSWSAYPSIHAAYQLSEGAKPSLPVGSQVLQIRPTITNKLRPIAPKWKVMPLVPISANVAQCTQVKKETDDKEELQKDYAKEGIQAEPASLNQNEREPLLKSEASVEPKKTEPCPLKEEDKIKEDSGKEKTVLKEATAASLSNGCAAANHSSELPCVNPLSALQSVLNNHLGKATEPLQPQSNSSPSSSTISMYHKPNLNMMEKPVLSPTPTPPKPASVSRHYLFENNDQPIDLTKSKGKKAESAQAQSCTSPPQKHALSDIADMVKVLPKATTPKPAASSRIPSMKLEIDVRRFEDVSTEVSTLHKRKGRQSNWNPQHLLILQAQFASSLFQTSEGKYLLSDLGPQERMQISKFTGLSMTTISHWLANVKYQLRKTGGTKFLKNMDKGHPVFYCSDCASQFRTPSTYISHLESHLGFQMKDMNRLAVEQQTKVEQEISRVSVQRSPETIAGEEDTDSKFK, encoded by the coding sequence GTTATGTCCAAGAGGAAGATTTAAAGGAAGAGGAAGAtataaaggaggaagaagaagatgaTGACGATAACAACTCAACTGCCCAACTCCAGGGCAGCAATGACACTGGCACGGATGAGGAACATGACTTGGgtcctgagcagaaagggaactTTAGTTATCAGAATTCCCCTGTCAGTCATATATCTAACCAGGATGCAGAAAATGAATCACTACTAAGTGACGGTAGTGACCATGTGGCAGATATTAAAAGTATTTGCTCTAGAGAGCCACAGGACCCAAAAACCAGCGCCCATCCCAAAGCCCAGAATGAAGCACATGATTGCATGGATAAAATGACAGCAGTCTATGCCAACATACTGTCAGACTCTTACTGGACAGGCTTAGGGCTGGGTTTCAAGTTGTCTAACTCTGAAAAGAGGAGTTGTGACAACAGAAATGGAGGGAACAAAGCTGATTTTGATTGGCATCAAGACGCACTGTCAAAAAGCTTACAGCAGAATTTACCTTCCAGACCTGTCTCAAAACCCAACCTGTTCAGCTCGGTCCAGCTCTACAGGCAGAGCAGCAAAATGTGTGGAACTGTGTTCACGGGCGCCAGCCGGTTCCGGTGCCGGCAGTGCAGCGCTGCCTATGACACATTGGTAGAACTAACGGTTCATATGAATGAGACAGGTCACTACCAAGATGACAACCATAAAAAGGACAAGCACAGACCTACCAGCTACTCAAAGCCCCGAAAAAGGGCTTTCCAGGACATGGACAAGGAAGATGCACAAAAAGTTCTGAAATGTATGTTCTGTGGTGACTCTTTTGATTCCCTTCAAGATCTGAGTGTTCAtatgataaaaacaaaacattaccAAAAAGTGCCTTTGAAGGAGCCGGTACCAACCATTTCTTCAAAAATGGTCACTCCAGCAAAGAAACGTGTGTTTGATGTTAACAGGCCTTGTTCCCCCGATTCCACAACGGGGTCTTTCTCAGATACTTTTTCTCCTCAGAAGAACGCAAACCTGCAGTTATCATCCAACAACCGCTACGGCTACCAGAATGGTGCCAGCTATACGTGGCAGTTTGAGGCCTGCAAATCCCAGATTTTGAAGTGTATGGAATGTGGAAGTTCCCATGATACCTTGCAGCAGCTCACAACCCACATGATGGTCACTGGCCATTTCTTGAAAGTCACAAGTTCAGcttcaaagaaaggaaagcaacTTGTTCTGGATCCTTTAGCTGTGGAAAAAATGCAATCACTGTCTGAAGCACCAGCCAGTGACAGCCCAGTTTCAAAGTCAACCAGTAAATCATCTGCAGAATGCATAGTTCCCACCTCTgaactaaaaaaagaaagtaaaaaagataaaactgaagACGCGAACAAAGATGAGAAAGCAGTAAAAACTGAAGAGTATGAAGACTCTCTTCAGAAACCACTGGATCCCACAATGAAATATCAGTATCTCAGAGAAGAAGATTTAGAAGATGGTTCAAAGGGTGGTGGGGACATTTTAAAGTCCTTGGAGAACACTGTCACAACAGCCATCAACAAAGCTCAAAATGGAGCGCCCAGCTGGAGTGCCTACCCCAGCATCCACGCAGCTTATCAGCTCTCTGAAGGAGCTAAGCCATCTTTGCCTGTGGGTTCCCAAGTACTGCAAATCAGGCCAACAATCACCAATAAATTGAGGCCCATAGCTCCGAAGTGGAAGGTCATGCCTTTGGTCCCTATCTCAGCAAATGTGGCCCAGTGCACTCAAGTGAAGAAGGAAACTGATGACAAGGAGGAGTTACAAAAGGACTATGCTAAAGAGGGCATCCAAGCTGAGCCTGCCTCTCTCAACCAGAATGAGAGAGAACCACTCCTCAAATCTGAAGCCTCTGTGGAGCCAAAAAAGACAGAACCATGTCCCTTGAAAGAAGAAGACAAAATTAAAGAGGacagtgggaaagaaaaaacagtcctCAAGGAAGCAACAGCAGCTTCTCTCAGTAATGGTTGTGCTGCTGCCAACCATTCGTCCGAACTGCCTTGTGTCAACCCTCTCAGTGCGCTGCAGTCAGTACTCAATAATCACTTGGGCAAAGCCACTGAGCCTTTACAGCCTCAATCCAACTCCAGCCCCAGCTCTAGCACAATTTCTATGTACCACAAACCTAACCTAAATATGATGGAGAAGCCAGTTTTATCTCCTACTCCAACCCCACCAAAGCCTGCAAGTGTATCCAGGCACTATTTATTCGAAAACAATGATCAGCCTATTGACCTGACCAAATCCAAAGGCAAGAAAGCTGAGTCAGCTCAAGCACAATCTTGTACTTCTCCACCTCAAAAACATGCTCTGTCTGACATTGCTGACATGGTCAAAGTTCTTCCCAAAGCTACTACACCAAAACCTGCTGCATCTTCAAGGATCCCATCTATGAAATTGGAAATAGATGTCCGACGCTTTGAGGATGTCTCAACAGAAGTCTCCACTCTGCATAAAAGGAAGGGCAGACAGTCAAACTGGAACCCTCAACATCTTCTCATTTTGCAAGCTCAGTTTGCTTCCAGCCTCTTCCAGACATCTGAAGGTAAATATTTATTATCAGATCTAGGCCCACAAGAGCGCATGCAGATTTCAAAATTTACTGGACTGTCAATGACCACCATCAGCCATTGGTTGGCAAATGTCAAGTATCAACTTAGGAAAACCGGAGGAACAAAGTTTTTGAAAAACATGGACAAAGGACATCCAGTCTTTTATTGCAGCGACTGTGCATCTCAGTTTCGAACCCCATCTACTTACATTAGCCACTTAGAATCTCATCTAGGTTTCCAAATGAAAGACATGAACAGGCTGGCTGTGGAGCAGCAAACCAAGGTAGAACAAGAAATCTCCAGAGTTTCAGTTCAAAGATCTCCTGAAACAATAGCTGGAGAAGAGGACACAGACTCTAAGTTCAAAT